One part of the Leclercia sp. LSNIH1 genome encodes these proteins:
- the trbJ gene encoding P-type conjugative transfer protein TrbJ — MMTKPRLLSVSLAAVLSVSLLAVQPASALTVFDPSNFVQNTLTAVRTLEQINNQINQLQNEAQMLMNQARNLANLDFNIVNRLRSTLATTERLIAEARGLAYDVQSMDATFARLYPEQYASTISGDRMAQDARERWQNTLNGLHTAMRMQAQVSQNLAQDESALADLVSQSQSATGALQAMQATNQLLALQAKQSIQAQQLQITQDRAASLELARQAAAMERAREVRRRFLGTGTPYTPQSVNFYNN, encoded by the coding sequence ATGATGACCAAGCCCCGTTTGCTCTCTGTCTCACTCGCTGCTGTGCTGTCGGTATCGCTGTTGGCCGTGCAGCCCGCATCCGCGCTGACGGTGTTCGACCCGTCCAACTTCGTGCAGAACACGCTGACCGCCGTGCGCACGCTGGAACAGATCAACAACCAGATCAACCAGCTCCAGAACGAGGCGCAGATGTTGATGAACCAGGCCAGGAACCTGGCAAATCTCGACTTCAACATCGTCAACCGCCTGCGCTCGACGCTCGCCACCACCGAGCGCCTGATCGCCGAGGCGCGCGGCTTGGCCTACGACGTGCAGAGCATGGATGCCACGTTCGCCCGCCTGTACCCGGAACAGTACGCCTCCACCATCAGCGGCGACCGCATGGCACAGGATGCCCGCGAACGCTGGCAGAACACCTTGAACGGCCTGCACACCGCGATGCGGATGCAGGCGCAGGTGTCGCAGAACCTCGCCCAAGACGAAAGCGCGCTGGCCGACCTCGTGAGCCAGAGCCAGTCGGCCACCGGCGCGCTGCAAGCGATGCAGGCGACGAACCAGCTCCTGGCTTTGCAGGCCAAGCAGTCGATCCAGGCGCAGCAGCTCCAGATCACGCAAGACCGGGCCGCTTCGCTGGAACTGGCGCGGCAAGCGGCGGCTATGGAGCGCGCCCGCGAAGTGCGGCGGCGCTTCCTCGGCACCGGCACGCCGTACACGCCGCAGTCCGTCAACTTCTACAACAACTGA